The DNA window CAGAATGGCCTTTAATTTTATCAATCGGACTGATTTCCTCTGTTTGGGCATCTCTCAGAATCACACCAGCAGCCTCAGTTGCATCTGTCTTTTTTTCTAAACTAACTGGGCACTCAGGGAAGCTTTGTTCACTCTTCTTTCTTTCACCCAGCTCAGTCTCTTTCATCCGGTTCACCATCACTGCTGCAGCTAGAACCTGCAGAACAACTGCTTCTGCCTTATTCTCCCATTGCACTGTAAGTTCCGGAGAGATGCATCCAACATCCTTCTCACCAGCATAGCTACTTCTTTCCATTTTGTCCATTACTTTGGCATCTGTGGGAATTGTTCCCTTTATGGCATCTGTCTCCTTCACCAGATGCTCCAAGGAAGCACATTCAGTGCTTTGCTTTTCATCAGTGAAACTTATTTCTTTGTCATCAATCTCTGCTAAAATGGAAGTGTGCACTTCATCCCTTCCTGCCTTGGCATCCTGTTTAACTGGAGAATCCAAGGAAGGCCATttacctttcttcttcttctccccaGCACTAGTCACTTTGATTCTATCACCCTCCTTCACTGAAGTGAAAGCTGGTACACCAGCCTCTTCACCTTCCAGGTTGACTGAATGCTCAGAATGGCtgtgtttatttttctcccttttgtcACCTGTGCTGGACTCTTTGTTGGTGCCCTCCAAAACCACTCCAGGAGGCAGTGGCACCTTACTTCCATCATCCTTTCTGGGATACTCTGCAAAGATACTGGCAAGCCCTTGATTTTTTTCTATAGAACAAGCTTTGCTAACTCTGTCAACACCAACTGCTCTAGACTGAGTGTAGGGTGTGAACAAGTCCACCTTATTATCCCAAAGCATTTGATGCTCAGAGGagaaatttttaatattttgattttcatctACAAGACCCATTTCTTCCATTTGGTACTCCAGATCAGTTACTATGGGAGGCTGTAATTTGCTTTTGTCAGTCTTACTCTCCAGAAGAACTGGCTGTTCAGAGGCATTTTtagtctttttgttttttccatcatTACCCCTCTTTTTACACTTATTAGGCACCAGTGCTGGACTGGGATCTATCATCGTTCGATGTTCTAAAATAGTAAATCCAGCCTCTTTGTTTTTATCAGTGGAAGTTACAGCTTCAGTTTTGTCGATTATCTCATCAGCACCACCGGGAAGGGTGGCTGCATCTACTTTAGTCTCCAAAAGAAATGGCTTCTCCAAACCAACATCAGCCTTTGTGTTGTTCTCATTATTCTCTTTTAGTTTTCCTGTCACCAATGGTGTAATGGGCGTTTGTATTTTAGCTGCATCTGTTATATCCTCTAACAGATGCTCCAAAGTAGTAAATTGAGTCTCCTTGCCTTTATCAGTGGAGTGAGTTTCTTTAATTTTATCAGCCTCCTCGACTACTGCAGGAAGTTTAACGGAGTCTGTCTTTGCCTCCAAGACAGCAAGGTGTTCAGAACTATTTTCAATCTTTTCGCTTTTCCCATCATTACATCTCTTCTTAGGTTTGTCCGCCACCAGTTCTGTAATGGGAATGTGTGCCTTAGCTGTATCTGTTATATCCTCCAAGAGGTGATCTGAAGTAATAAAATCAGTCTCCTTGCCTTTATCAGAGGAATGAGTTTCTTTAGTTTTGAAGAGTGTTTTGGACTTTGCTGTGTCCATTTCATAATCTGAGGGAACAAGTTGCTCAAAGAAACTTTTTTCATTACTTTCCTTTATTTTAGGTTTTTCTGTTATCAGTTTCATAGTGGGAACTTGTACCTTGGTTGTATCTGTCAAATTATCCAGTTGAAGCCCTGTTGTAGTAAAAATAGGCTCCTTGCCTATATCAGCAAAAcccatttctttaattttttcagCCTTTTCCACTACAGTAGgaagtttgtgtgtgtctgtcttagTTTCCAGAAGAAAATGTTGCTCAAAAGAAATTTTTTCGGCTTTTTTGCCTTTCCTGTCACTGCCCTTCTTTTTAGGTTTGTCAGTCATCAGTGCTCTACTGGAATCTGTAGTAAATTCAGTCTCTATGCTTTTATCCATCAAACTATCTTCTTTTGTTTTGCTGATTGTCTCAGCACTAGCAGAAAGTTTGGCCGCATCTGTCTGAGTCTCCAAAAGAAGTGGCTGTTCTGAAATACTGAATTCAGCCTTTTCACTTTTCATACCATTTTTAGGTTCTTCCGTTACTAGTGTTGTAATGGGACCTTGTACCTTCACTGTAGCTGTTGCACCCTCCAACAGATGTTCTGCAATAGTAAAATCAGTCTCTTTACCTTtatcagtgaaaaatatttttttagttttgtcATCCTTCTGCATTACAGCAGGAAGACTGCTTGTGTCTTCCTTAACCTCCAGAAAAAATGGCTGCTGGAAATAACTTTTTTCagcctttttgttttttccatcacTAGTCCTTTTCTTAGGCTTGTCTGCCACCTTTGCAGTACTGGGACCTGTCATATTCTCCAATGAATGCTCTGCAATAGCAAAGCCAGTCTCTTTGTCTTTATCAGTAAAGATTATTTCTTTAGTTTTGTCGGCCGTCTCAGCTACAGAAGGAAGTTTGTTTGGGTCTCTCTCAGCCTCCAGAAGAACTGGCTGCTCAGAGGaatttttaacctttttgttCTTCCCATCACTACCCCTCTTTTTAGGTTTGTCTGTAACCAGTGCCATGTTGGGATCTGTCACAGTTGGATGATCCAATGCAGTGAATCCAGTCTGTTTGCTTTCATCAGTAAAATCTATGTTAGCTATGTCAGCTGTCTCAGCAGGAGCAGGAAGTTTGGCTGTATCTGTCTTAGTCTCCAAAAGAAATGGCTGCTCTGAAAAACTGAAGTCAGCCTTTTTGTTTTTCCCAGCAATGCCCTCTTTTGGTTTGTCCGAGACCAATGTTAGAAGGGGTAATTTAGTAATATCTGTTGCAGTTTCCAGTGGAGGCTCTGAAGTAACAGAGCCAGTCTCTTGGCTTTTATCAAAGGAATCTGTTTCTTTAGATTTGTCGAGACTCTTTGCTACAGCAGGAAGATTGGTTGTATCTATCTTAATCTCTAAAACAGCAGGCTGCTTGGAGATACCATTTTCAGTCTTTCTGCTTTTTTTATCACTACCTCTTTTCTTTGGTTTCTCTCCCACCAATGCCCCACTGGGAGTTTGAACTTCACTTGGAACGGTCTCATCTGCTGCTACACGTTTGGGAGATACACACTTAATCTCTTTATTTTCATCAATAAGGCTAATTTCTACAGGTTTGGCCTCCAGAGGAGTTTCCACTTTGTTTAGGTTGATGCCTTTTGAAAGAGATGCTTTAAGGTCTGAATGTTTACACTCaatctttttgcttttttcaacaaaatttaTTTCTATAGGCTTGGTTTGTGTCAGTGCTGATGCAGGATCCCGCATCTTAGTGTGTTCTGCCTTGCATTCTAGCTTCTCCAAGGGTAcctgtttggttttgcttttagACTGCAACCAACTGTCATCTTTCATTCCTCCCAGTTTCATGACTTCTCCAGCTTTTGCATCCAACAAAAATTTAAATGGTCCTTCAGTTTTCAGGCTCTGCTGGCCTGCTGCGGGACTTGAGATAATATTTTGATCGTCTAAGAGGTGGCTTTCAGTTCCTACCTTAGCATCCCTTGGTACATTTGAAGTTCCCTTCCTCTGGCCCTCTCTTGAGGGAGTAGAGTGCTCTTTGACACCTTCAGCAGGCAAGACAAAGGGGATGTCTGGCTTTTGCATTTCAGCAGCAAAGAGCGGAACTTTGGGAGCTTTAGAAACTCCTACATTTTCATCCCCCAACTCCATTGTTCTTGGATGGTGGTTTCTCTTTTGTTTcggtttcttcttcttcttcttcacaaTCACTGGAGAACCTTCTGAATCCCAGGTCTCTCTAGGTACATCTCTCTGACTCTCCACAAACTCAGACGGCATGCTGAGTAGCTGCCCAGCTGCCTTTTTATGTGGTGCCCTAGACCGTGAGAATGTTCCAGAGACCCATCCAAGTTCTGGCATAGAAAAGGGGTCTGCTTTTGAGTCAGTACTCTTCTGTTGTGGAAGACCTACTAGAAGTTCCTCTGGGACATCTGCACCAGGCACTGCTGCAGGTTTTGCTCTGCCAAACCTGCGGTCACTTGATTTGTTAGCTTGCCTTACTTGTGCAGTAGGTACACCTGGAATACAGGAAGTTTGCTCAAGTATCAGAGCAACTATTTACTAAAAAGCCTGATGTTagccaattttttattttattgaccGCCTCAGTCATAATATATGCAGACCTTTAAACACAATGATACCATACTAACCCCAAATCCAGTTTTAGTGATGCTGTTTAAGAAAACTAACTTTAAAATAGGTTTTATGTTTAATTTGTGTGTTACTGGTAAGTAAAATAGATCAATGACAGATTAACCGTCTTTTTTTGTACAGTGGGTGATCTTTACTCCCATAAAACAACTGCTCTTGTAGTGAGAAATTACCAATATTTAGAAGAGGCATTAGGGATCCATTTTTCCTATTATCTTAGCAAGACAAGACAGCAGCTACACCAGTTACAACCCTCTAGTTTAGAAACTTTCCTTAATAGGAAACAGAAGCATAGTGGAAAGGTAAGGCTCAAGAAGAAAGCGTGTGGATGTAATGGGAAGAAAAAGCTAGAAGTAAGTTTCCCACAGCACCCGTAAAGCAGCGGAAGGCAAAACTTcatcaaaagaaaaattattttctgtactCAGACTTAGATAGCACTAGTTTCCTCAGTTATAAGCCATTAACTTGAGAGTGTCAGTCATTTCTTACATAGCCCTGGTCCCACAAATCAGCCTCCAGTCAGAAACATAAGCAATCTAGGCTCAATGAAGAGGTGAGTTAGTGGAGCAGGATAAAACTATGTTTTCCTCCTTCAGCTACACACCTCAATTTGGAAAAGGAATTTGCCATGATTATTTTACTAGAATCAAGGAACACTGGGTTTGTCTTAACACCAAAATAAGAGCCATGTTGGAAATGGCATtagaagagagggaaggagagtgtTTAAATgctttagcagtgaagacataagCCAGCCCCCAATGAAAATAATAGCAGCATCCAAATTTGGACTTGTAGTCCTGAAACCAAGGAGATTAAATCATTTAtagaggggacagggcagagacTGGAGGCAAAGTGCAAGCAGAATCATTGTGATGAATTCACAAAACAGCACAGTGCTGGCTGTAGAAAATCGCGTGCTTGCCCATGTGGCTGAAGGGTAAGACAAATGCAGctaggaggagaagaaaaaatggtattcagagagaaaacatattttaattcTAAATTCCAGCTACTGTCAAATCTCTACCTGTAGGTTCCAGTGGAGATTTCTCTTGTGGAGGTTCTGTATGGTGGGCATGACTAAGCTCAGCTTCTTCCTTCAGCTTCTCTACTATGGCCAGGTCAGCAGCCGGAGCTGTTTTTTCTGGAAGAGTTTCTTTAGTTTCTATTAATGTCAATAGTTCTTTTGCTTCCACTGGAATTGAAACACAAAAAACACAATAAGATGGGATGTTTCACATCTGATGAATGAGTGTAACCAATATTTTACACACAGGCATATAGAAAAGGGTACATTTTGGTTTAGAATACAGATGCAATTTACAAGATTCTGTAACCTGTCTACCTATATTCCTCCGTCAAATTTCCTTTGACAAATACCCTACCAAATGGTTGCAGTGTCAAAGGTGAAATATACAAGATTGTCTTTGCTATCTGAAGACAGGTCAAGCCTCTTTTCTtgaaggaaaaaatggttacccacctttttcgtaactgttgttcttcgagatgtgttgctcatgtccattccattctaggtgtgtgcgcaccCATGTGCGCGGACGGaaatttttgccttagcggtatccatagAGCCAGCTGTGCCACCCCCATGAGTGCAGCACTCACACGTTGGTATATCAGGTGCTGCcgatgccctctcagttccttcctgctgacaactccaacagaggggcaggagggtgggtaatggaatggacatgagcaacacatctcgaagaacaagagTTACAAAAACAGCGGGTAACTATTTTATTCAAATACTTGCTCATAttaattccattctaggtgactctcAAGCAATATCAATGAAGatgggctcagagttcacagtCTTGCAACACTACTCTGCCAAAGTCAGCATCGTCTCAAGCTTGCTGGGTAAGCGCATAAGGAGACACGAACATGTGGACAGATGACCAGGTAGCAGCCCTATAGATCTCTTGGATTGTGCCAGGAAAGCTGCAGGTGACGCTTGTGCCCTAGTcaagggcggcataccagtctcctggatacagggaggggatgatggaggtcaaggagaccatgcaaaacttcaacTTTATGAGAGACTTGTGGAGGTGacacaggtccaggatgggtctgaaGCCCCCTTTtgcctttgggattaggaagtagcGGGAATAGAACACTTGCATGTGCTGAGCGACCTCCTCCACTTCCCCCTGGAGCAGGAGGCCCTCAACCTCTTGAACAAGGAGGTGCTTGTGAGAAGGATCCATgaagaggggtgggtgggagggaggtgtgGTGGAAAATTGCAGGGTACAGCCCCAAGATACTATGTTCAGCACCCAGTGGTCTGAGGTGACCCGCAACTAGGCCAAACAGTAGGGACACAGACAGTCGAGGAAAGAACAATGTGAATCTGGGAAACTGACTGGGGTGTCACTCTGAAGCACACCATCAAAATGAGCGCTTCTGGCCCCCAGGATGCTTCGCCAGGCCGGGCTGTGCAGGAGGAGGAATGGCGGCAACGACAAACTCATGTCTCTATCCCTTCTCCTTGCAGACCCCTGAAGAGGCTGCCAAGGCCTTGGCGATGGGGGCAGCCAGAACTGCTTCCATGCAGACTGCTGTGTATGCATCCCCAGTGAGCAAAGGGTGGCCCAAGTGTCCTTCAACCCATGCAGCCTCATATCTGTCTATTTGGAGAAGAGACCGTTCTCATTGAATGGGAGGTCCTAGCTCAAGGTCTGCATCTCATGGTGAAGGCCGGCGGTCTGAAGCCAGCAGCTGCAACTCATAACCACCACCAATGCGACCACCCTGTCTGCCGAGTCCACCACATCCCACCCCATTTGGGGGGAGCTCCTTGCTGCCGCGGTGTCCTCATCTACCAGGGTGCCAAATTCTTGGGCCAAACCCTGTGGGAAGGACTCCTTGAACTTATGAAGGGAGCCCAATAAGTTAAAATTGGGTCTGCCCAAGAGGGCCTGATGGTTCACCACTGGAACTGTGTGCTGGCAATGGAATACATTTTTGTCCCAAAATGGCCCAGTCTTTTGGTCTCTATTTATGGGAGTTGAGCTGGTGTGCCCCTGCTTGTCTTTTTTGTTGGCTGCAGAGACAATGAACGAGCACGGAGGTGCTCTGTCATGCACTAGTAGTGCAACATggactggggaagaggcagagaggaagTTGAACAAAGTGTCCGCCTGCTCGGCCATCTGCTCCATCTCTAGGCCCAAGTTCTCAGCCATTCGTCGAAGAAGGGCCTGGCGTTCTTTAAAATCGTCCAGCAGGCCAGTCCTCGAGGGTCCCGCGACTGCCTCGTCCAGAGCTGAAGAAGTCGACTGTACCACCAAGCGAGGCCCCGGGGCATTATCCccgatgggggagggaggggtttagGGGTGGGTGCAGTGTCCTCTATCCCGACCTCTGAGCGCAACTCATGTACCAAGCCGGGTGCCATCAGTACTGCCAACTGTTGCTCCGAAGCACCAGCAGATGAGCAGTGTGAAGGGGACATCATCATGACCAGCACGCCCCATGTGATCCAACAAGGCCACTGTGCTGGCCACTGGCCATACTGCCAAGACAGCGCCGTCAATGTTGACGCAGCCCCAGGAGCCCAATCACGCTGCTGGAGTCTGGGCAAGGGGCTCAACTGCCCTTCCATGCCAGAGGAATCCCCTTCCGGTGACCACAGTGGGGCCATCGACATCTGCACCTGCCTGCTGACCATCGCCGCTAGAGACCGATGCCTGGAACTGGAGGATCAGTGCCGGTATCAAGGTGACTGGTGCTGCGGGGGACTGGAGTTGTAACGGGGAGTGCCCTCACAGGGAAGGCACAGAATCaaactatcagggttggaagtgacctcaggaggtcacctagtccaacctcctgctcgaagcaggaccaatccccaactaaatcatcccagccagggctttgtcaagcctgaccgtaaaaacttccaagaaaggagattccaccacctccctatgtaacgcattccagtgcttcaccaccctcctagtgaaaaagtttttcctaatatccaacctaaacctccctcactgcaacttgagaccattactcctcgttctgtcatctgctaccactgagaacagtctaggtccatcctctttggaaccccctttcaggtagttgaaagcagctatcaaatcccccctcattcttctcttccgcagactaaacaatcccagttccctcagcctctcctcataagtcatgcgctccagccccctaatcattgttgttgtcctctgctggactctttccaatttttccacatccttcttgtagtgtggggcccaaaactggacacactactccagatgaggcctcgccaatgtcaaatagaggggaacaatcaagtccctcgatctgctggcaatgcccctacttatacatcccaaaatgccattggccttcttggcaacaagggcacactgttgactcatatccagcttctccaccactgtaacccctaggtccttttctgcagaactgctgccgagccattcggtccctagtctgtagcggtgaatgggattcttccgtcgtaagtgcaggactctgcacttgtccttgttgaacctcatcagatttcttttggcccaatcctctaatttgtctaggtccctctgtatcctatccctaccctccagcgtatctatctctctcctcccagtttactgtcatctgcaaacttgctgagggtgcaatccacaccatcctccagatcattaataaagatattgaacaaaacaggcccaaggaccgacccttggggcactccacttgataccggctgtcaaataaacatggagccattgatcactacccgttgagccagaaaatctagccagctttctaaccaccttatagtccattcatccagcccatactactttaacttgctggcaaaaatactgtgggagaccgtgtcaaaagcctCGTCCAGAGATGAAGACGACAACTGTAGATCTGTGCCAAGAGGATGACCAAGATCTGCGCCAAGAGGATACTGGCAGGAGGGCAAACGATGCCAGTAGTATGGAAACTAGCGCCTCCCCCCTTAGGCAATCCACGTTGAGACGGCGGAGACCGCGATTGAGGTGCCTGTGACCAAGGGCAAGCCCCAGAGGATCTAGGCTGCAACTCTGGAGATCTGTGGCATGGAGGAAAGCACTACCTTGTCTTGGGGCATCGGCAGCACTCCACTGCCCTGAGAGCTCTTAGCTGCTGGCTTGATCTCGTAGGGAGCCTTTGATGTTTCCTGCGGCATTGGCAGTGCCAGCAGCGTGGGCGGAGACCTCTGCTCTCTCGTCACTGGGGGAGCTTGGGAAGGCGTCAGTGCCGTCAGGAGTTTGGGTCCCCTACTACTCCAAGGAGCCAGTGGTAGATCCTTTAAGGAGCTAAGGGCCCTGACTGGGGAGGCACGTACGCATGGCTTCGAAGTGGCTGGGCAGCCCGGACTGGGTCCTTTGCCCAATGTCCCATGGCTCTTCTTGCCTGGTGCCGAGGAGCCatgcttgttttctttttgggcaCAAGTGAGGGAGAGCAGTGCCGGGCGGAGCCAGGGGTGCACTGCGCACTGAAACCAAGGT is part of the Dermochelys coriacea isolate rDerCor1 chromosome 2, rDerCor1.pri.v4, whole genome shotgun sequence genome and encodes:
- the MAP4 gene encoding microtubule-associated protein 4 isoform X3, coding for MADLDHNLSLADALTEPPAEIEEEVKRDFIATLEAEKFDDVVGETVGKTDYIPLLDDDDDAKAGSQEPKSKPHTDGGHVESTSAVGPAVLENGDHGIEDDSTVSPRELMGEKMSYKEFLDHDETWAMDDRDLCFESQSIFRPMEETEPFKMHREDVLSDMLLRPSGETHLPFTEHFEASEEVHAPHAAVMVPELPSLGSPYSPAEVIDPSAFMTLDSTTESLLNIAAPARVTVPEEHWLGVQYAVEGLDESSFVEPPEPTRLADVAEQYLPSPVAAAPSAVPSALTETIGETKATDTPQVELTASVPAVGEVSVQVMEQVSIPVVEELMVFEPSVEQHKSSLNEPPTVSSAPAEVMEQKMTVPEASTPGADSTLVEENKPSPSKHTEHLLKPNELLPELAVEAKELLTLIETKETLPEKTAPAADLAIVEKLKEEAELSHAHHTEPPQEKSPLEPTGVPTAQVRQANKSSDRRFGRAKPAAVPGADVPEELLVGLPQQKSTDSKADPFSMPELGWVSGTFSRSRAPHKKAAGQLLSMPSEFVESQRDVPRETWDSEGSPVIVKKKKKKPKQKRNHHPRTMELGDENVGVSKAPKVPLFAAEMQKPDIPFVLPAEGVKEHSTPSREGQRKGTSNVPRDAKVGTESHLLDDQNIISSPAAGQQSLKTEGPFKFLLDAKAGEVMKLGGMKDDSWLQSKSKTKQVPLEKLECKAEHTKMRDPASALTQTKPIEINFVEKSKKIECKHSDLKASLSKGINLNKVETPLEAKPVEISLIDENKEIKCVSPKRVAADETVPSEVQTPSGALVGEKPKKRGSDKKSRKTENGISKQPAVLEIKIDTTNLPAVAKSLDKSKETDSFDKSQETGSVTSEPPLETATDITKLPLLTLVSDKPKEGIAGKNKKADFSFSEQPFLLETKTDTAKLPAPAETADIANIDFTDESKQTGFTALDHPTVTDPNMALVTDKPKKRGSDGKNKKVKNSSEQPVLLEAERDPNKLPSVAETADKTKEIIFTDKDKETGFAIAEHSLENMTGPSTAKVADKPKKRTSDGKNKKAEKSYFQQPFFLEVKEDTSSLPAVMQKDDKTKKIFFTDKGKETDFTIAEHLLEGATATVKVQGPITTLVTEEPKNGMKSEKAEFSISEQPLLLETQTDAAKLSASAETISKTKEDSLMDKSIETEFTTDSSRALMTDKPKKKGSDRKGKKAEKISFEQHFLLETKTDTHKLPTVVEKAEKIKEMGFADIGKEPIFTTTGLQLDNLTDTTKVQVPTMKLITEKPKIKESNEKSFFEQLVPSDYEMDTAKSKTLFKTKETHSSDKGKETDFITSDHLLEDITDTAKAHIPITELVADKPKKRCNDGKSEKIENSSEHLAVLEAKTDSVKLPAVVEEADKIKETHSTDKGKETQFTTLEHLLEDITDAAKIQTPITPLVTGKLKENNENNTKADVGLEKPFLLETKVDAATLPGGADEIIDKTEAVTSTDKNKEAGFTILEHRTMIDPSPALVPNKCKKRGNDGKNKKTKNASEQPVLLESKTDKSKLQPPIVTDLEYQMEEMGLVDENQNIKNFSSEHQMLWDNKVDLFTPYTQSRAVGVDRVSKACSIEKNQGLASIFAEYPRKDDGSKVPLPPGVVLEGTNKESSTGDKREKNKHSHSEHSVNLEGEEAGVPAFTSVKEGDRIKVTSAGEKKKKGKWPSLDSPVKQDAKAGRDEVHTSILAEIDDKEISFTDEKQSTECASLEHLVKETDAIKGTIPTDAKVMDKMERSSYAGEKDVGCISPELTVQWENKAEAVVLQVLAAAVMVNRMKETELGERKKSEQSFPECPVSLEKKTDATEAAGVILRDAQTEEISPIDKIKGHSEHSEGDAADKIEAGLKDFQALKSEEDKCADLPQKKTDGSGQKVLKETKKEERVKATEQIKGYMRPTKSRGLPTPSPRPAVQDREKPRQLKANGMSRQRQEKAKPEEIKPVELVTGNDITAPPNKELPPSPEKKIKPSASTPSAKPAATKTKPLSTTSPKRPASATPGQNKKPTSPTAGPTSATTPKRPATSTTRPSTLTPKDTKPKVTDAKSPDKRTSLSKPLSATTPRAAVKGSPATPRTTAASPITTASGLRNTATSPPKRPTSIKTETKLADARKTSAKSLSADLSRPKSAPANSAKSSATTPTATTPGTPVSPGVATSRPKPKPAAARPTTASSTTPEAKKTSTVKAPLKTSTVPKPPRPTSSVSASDLKNIRSKIGSTDNIKHQPGGGRAKVEKKPESAGAARKSEPNAVSKMATTKTTVTKEGAQKQPNGKVQIVSKKANYSHVQSKCGSKDNIKHVPGGGNVPNAQKPASGSRSQPSIAPKPSPGSTNVQIQSKKVDISKVSSKCGSKTNIKHKPGGGDVKIENQKLNFKEKAQAKVGSLDNVGHVPAGGTMKPEGSEEAALLAQAPQNGDVTEPQAGCEMQENGVGPTAPAVGGGGDQREIQSFGTQIQETN
- the MAP4 gene encoding microtubule-associated protein 4 isoform X2 — encoded protein: MADLDHNLSLADALTEPPAEIEEEVKRDFIATLEAEKFDDVVGETVGKTDYIPLLDDDDDAKAGSQEPKSKPHTDGGHVESTSAVGPAVLENGDHGIEDDSTVSPRELMGEKMSYKEFLDHDETWAMDDRDLCFESQSIFRPMEETEPFKMHREDVLSDMLLRPSGETHLPFTEHFEASEEVHAPHAAVMVPELPSLGSPYSPAEVIDPSAFMTLDSTTESLLNIAAPARVTVPEEHWLGVQYAVEGLDESSFVEPPEPTRLADVAEQYLPSPVAAAPSAVPSALTETIGETKATDTPQVELTASVPAVGEVSVQVMEQVSIPVVEELMVFEPSVEQHKSSLNEPPTVSSAPAEVMEQKMTVPEASTPGADSTLVEENKPSPSKHTEHLLKPNELLPELAVEAKELLTLIETKETLPEKTAPAADLAIVEKLKEEAELSHAHHTEPPQEKSPLEPTGVPTAQVRQANKSSDRRFGRAKPAAVPGADVPEELLVGLPQQKSTDSKADPFSMPELGWVSGTFSRSRAPHKKAAGQLLSMPSEFVESQRDVPRETWDSEGSPVIVKKKKKKPKQKRNHHPRTMELGDENVGVSKAPKVPLFAAEMQKPDIPFVLPAEGVKEHSTPSREGQRKGTSNVPRDAKVGTESHLLDDQNIISSPAAGQQSLKTEGPFKFLLDAKAGEVMKLGGMKDDSWLQSKSKTKQVPLEKLECKAEHTKMRDPASALTQTKPIEINFVEKSKKIECKHSDLKASLSKGINLNKVETPLEAKPVEISLIDENKEIKCVSPKRVAADETVPSEVQTPSGALVGEKPKKRGSDKKSRKTENGISKQPAVLEIKIDTTNLPAVAKSLDKSKETDSFDKSQETGSVTSEPPLETATDITKLPLLTLVSDKPKEGIAGKNKKADFSFSEQPFLLETKTDTAKLPAPAETADIANIDFTDESKQTGFTALDHPTVTDPNMALVTDKPKKRGSDGKNKKVKNSSEQPVLLEAERDPNKLPSVAETADKTKEIIFTDKDKETGFAIAEHSLENMTGPSTAKVADKPKKRTSDGKNKKAEKSYFQQPFFLEVKEDTSSLPAVMQKDDKTKKIFFTDKGKETDFTIAEHLLEGATATVKVQGPITTLVTEEPKNGMKSEKAEFSISEQPLLLETQTDAAKLSASAETISKTKEDSLMDKSIETEFTTDSSRALMTDKPKKKGSDRKGKKAEKISFEQHFLLETKTDTHKLPTVVEKAEKIKEMGFADIGKEPIFTTTGLQLDNLTDTTKVQVPTMKLITEKPKIKESNEKSFFEQLVPSDYEMDTAKSKTLFKTKETHSSDKGKETDFITSDHLLEDITDTAKAHIPITELVADKPKKRCNDGKSEKIENSSEHLAVLEAKTDSVKLPAVVEEADKIKETHSTDKGKETQFTTLEHLLEDITDAAKIQTPITPLVTGKLKENNENNTKADVGLEKPFLLETKVDAATLPGGADEIIDKTEAVTSTDKNKEAGFTILEHRTMIDPSPALVPNKCKKRGNDGKNKKTKNASEQPVLLESKTDKSKLQPPIVTDLEYQMEEMGLVDENQNIKNFSSEHQMLWDNKVDLFTPYTQSRAVGVDRVSKACSIEKNQGLASIFAEYPRKDDGSKVPLPPGVVLEGTNKESSTGDKREKNKHSHSEHSVNLEGEEAGVPAFTSVKEGDRIKVTSAGEKKKKGKWPSLDSPVKQDAKAGRDEVHTSILAEIDDKEISFTDEKQSTECASLEHLVKETDAIKGTIPTDAKVMDKMERSSYAGEKDVGCISPELTVQWENKAEAVVLQVLAAAVMVNRMKETELGERKKSEQSFPECPVSLEKKTDATEAAGVILRDAQTEEISPIDKIKGHSEHSEGDAADKIEAGLKDFQALKSEEDKCADLPQKKTDGSGQKVLKETKKEERVKATEQIKGYMRPTKSRGLPTPSPRPAVQDREKPRQLKANGMSRQRQEKAKPEEIKPVELVTGNDITAPPNKELPPSPEKKIKPSASTPSAKPAATKTKPLSTTSPKRPASATPGQNKKPTSPTAGPTSATTPKRPATSTTRPSTLTPKDTKPKVTDAKSPDKRTSLSKPLSATTPRAAVKGSPATPRTTAASPITTASGLRNTATSPPKRPTSIKTETKLADARKTSAKSLSADLSRPKSAPANSAKSSATTPTATTPGTPVSPGVATSRPKPKPAAARPTTASSTTPEAKKTSTVKAPLKTSTVPKPPRPTSSVSASDLKNIRSKIGSTDNIKHQPGGGRAKVEKKPESAGAARKSEPNAVSKMATTKTTVTKEGAQKQPNGKVQIVSKKANYSHVQSKCGSKDNIKHVPGGGNVPNAQKPASGSRSQPSIAPKPSPGSTNVQIQSKKVDISKVSSKCGSKTNIKHKPGGGDVKIENQKLNFKEKAQAKVGSLDNVGHVPAGGTMKPEGSEEAALLAQAPQNGDVTEPQAGCEMQENGVGPTAPAVGGGGDQREIQSFGTQIQETSI